Proteins encoded within one genomic window of Chthonomonas sp.:
- a CDS encoding LmeA family phospholipid-binding protein, translating into MDRKGLLVGFVLITGSSVLHRFERAAADDIRASLASAPRKITVRAVPDGPVNGLAGMFKSVEIRASGFSTPGLPMFTEPDRSQKGQVQMLRIALKDFMLGKLRVESLTAEIPDCRFDLALALSQRKFRLSRSGAGVGSVIVRQEDIQSFILAKFREIKSCVVTIQYGKVRVNGSGDFLLAKADFEVLARVESPDGNALMLVDEKIWLNGRRADASSRKALLKTLNPVLDLRKDLGLYDAMKVDKIVLTQGTLTASGVTKIPDLPMPQK; encoded by the coding sequence TTGGACAGAAAAGGACTTTTGGTCGGCTTTGTGCTCATTACCGGCAGCTCCGTGCTCCACCGATTTGAGCGTGCCGCTGCCGATGACATCCGCGCAAGCCTTGCTTCGGCACCCAGGAAGATCACCGTTCGTGCGGTGCCAGACGGTCCCGTCAACGGTCTCGCGGGGATGTTCAAGAGCGTTGAAATCCGTGCGTCTGGATTCTCTACGCCGGGTTTGCCCATGTTCACTGAGCCGGATCGGAGCCAGAAGGGCCAAGTGCAGATGCTCCGCATCGCGCTCAAGGACTTCATGCTCGGCAAACTCCGCGTGGAGTCTCTCACAGCCGAGATCCCCGATTGCCGATTCGACCTGGCGCTGGCTCTCTCCCAGCGCAAGTTTCGATTGAGCCGTAGCGGGGCCGGTGTTGGTAGCGTAATCGTTCGCCAGGAGGACATCCAGAGTTTCATCCTCGCCAAGTTCCGCGAGATCAAATCCTGCGTGGTTACGATCCAATATGGCAAGGTGCGAGTCAATGGCAGCGGCGATTTTCTGCTCGCGAAGGCCGATTTCGAGGTCCTCGCCCGAGTCGAGTCGCCCGATGGGAACGCCCTGATGCTCGTCGATGAGAAGATCTGGCTCAACGGCAGGCGTGCCGACGCTTCCAGTCGCAAAGCACTCTTGAAAACCCTCAACCCCGTGCTCGACTTGCGGAAGGACCTGGGGTTGTACGACGCGATGAAGGTGGACAAAATCGTCCTCACCCAAGGCACCCTCACCGCCAGCGGCGTCACCAAGATCCCCGACTTGCCCATGCCCCAAAAGTAG
- the lpdA gene encoding dihydrolipoyl dehydrogenase, whose amino-acid sequence MAQQNFDADVIVIGAGPGGYVGAIRAAQLGAKVICVEKEYLGGTCLNWGCIPSKAMIASVERLQHVKHAEALGVVVNGDVSLDFEKFSTRRNKIVTTLRGGVGMLFKKNGIQHVEGFASFVDAHTIEVEKDGKKQTLRAKNFLLAMGSSVIKLNIPGLEGGREEGVWTSDDAVTAPKVPKSMLVLGGGAVGVEFSYVFNGLGSEVHLCEMMPSLIPMMDEELGVELGKQLGRQGVKIHTGATLEKCSRTKSGWRCTVKKGTETSEIDVEVVLLGVGRKANTEGMNLDKVGVKLHKRGVELKDDTFQTHAPSIYAIGDVTGRIQLAHVASAEAICAVTNIVRGQNKMFDYKAVPNCVYTVPEVSSVGMTESEAKTKYGAENITVGKFNFRPLGKAMAIAEQDGFVKVVAERKYGEILGVHMIGPHVTDMIATATTAIKHEATLESMAETIHAHPTLAEAFLEAWEDAMGHAIHK is encoded by the coding sequence ATGGCACAACAAAACTTTGATGCAGACGTAATCGTGATTGGAGCGGGACCCGGGGGCTATGTCGGCGCGATCCGCGCGGCCCAGCTAGGCGCAAAGGTGATTTGCGTCGAGAAGGAGTATCTCGGTGGAACTTGCTTGAACTGGGGATGTATCCCCAGCAAGGCGATGATCGCGAGCGTGGAGCGACTTCAGCACGTGAAGCATGCGGAGGCACTGGGAGTCGTAGTCAACGGTGACGTGAGCCTAGACTTCGAGAAGTTCAGCACGCGCCGAAACAAGATTGTCACGACCCTGCGCGGCGGGGTGGGAATGCTCTTCAAGAAGAACGGCATCCAGCACGTGGAAGGGTTCGCCAGCTTTGTCGACGCTCATACGATCGAAGTCGAGAAGGACGGCAAGAAGCAAACCCTGCGCGCGAAGAACTTCCTGCTTGCCATGGGCAGCAGCGTCATCAAGCTCAACATCCCCGGGCTCGAAGGCGGCCGAGAGGAAGGAGTTTGGACGAGTGACGACGCTGTGACCGCTCCCAAGGTCCCGAAGAGCATGCTCGTTCTCGGGGGCGGGGCTGTCGGCGTCGAGTTCAGCTACGTCTTCAACGGTCTGGGCTCAGAAGTTCACCTTTGCGAGATGATGCCGTCGCTGATCCCGATGATGGATGAGGAACTCGGGGTGGAACTGGGCAAGCAGCTCGGTCGCCAGGGAGTCAAGATTCATACGGGCGCGACCTTGGAGAAGTGTTCTCGCACCAAGTCGGGTTGGCGCTGCACGGTCAAGAAGGGCACGGAAACGAGCGAGATCGATGTCGAGGTGGTGCTCCTAGGCGTGGGTCGCAAGGCGAACACCGAGGGGATGAACCTGGACAAGGTCGGCGTAAAACTCCACAAGCGCGGGGTCGAGCTCAAGGACGACACTTTCCAGACCCATGCGCCGAGCATCTACGCGATTGGCGACGTGACCGGACGCATCCAACTCGCCCACGTCGCGAGTGCGGAAGCCATCTGTGCAGTGACAAACATAGTTCGCGGTCAGAACAAGATGTTCGATTACAAGGCGGTCCCGAACTGTGTGTACACCGTGCCGGAGGTTTCGTCCGTCGGTATGACCGAGAGCGAGGCCAAGACCAAGTACGGTGCCGAGAACATCACCGTGGGTAAGTTTAACTTCCGACCGCTTGGCAAGGCGATGGCCATCGCCGAGCAGGACGGGTTTGTGAAGGTCGTCGCGGAGCGCAAGTACGGTGAGATCCTCGGCGTACACATGATTGGACCGCACGTGACCGACATGATCGCCACGGCAACCACCGCGATCAAGCACGAAGCGACCCTCGAATCGATGGCAGAGACGATCCACGCCCACCCGACGCTTGCCGAAGCGTTTCTGGAAGCGTGGGAAGACGCCATGGGTCACGCGATTCACAAGTAA
- a CDS encoding DUF899 family protein, whose translation MNEKLREVEQKWYALSQELYELRKETTPEPVSDFELQTASGPKKLSELFGTYRDLIVVHNMGGSCNYCTLWADGYSGYLRHLSERTAFVVCSPDSPENQAKLAAARGWKFEMVCDASKEFTSAMGFWSEEHGWWPGVSAFHLNEDGSIVRTNRDMLGPGDAYCMVWPMFSLLKDGPNGWEPH comes from the coding sequence ATGAACGAAAAACTGCGCGAAGTAGAGCAAAAGTGGTACGCGCTCTCGCAAGAGCTGTACGAACTGCGCAAAGAAACCACCCCCGAGCCGGTCTCAGATTTCGAGCTCCAAACTGCTTCCGGGCCCAAGAAACTAAGCGAACTGTTCGGCACGTACAGGGACCTGATCGTCGTCCACAACATGGGCGGAAGTTGTAACTACTGCACCCTGTGGGCCGATGGCTACAGCGGATACCTACGCCACCTCAGCGAGCGAACTGCGTTCGTCGTCTGCTCGCCGGACTCACCCGAGAACCAGGCGAAGCTCGCCGCCGCTCGCGGCTGGAAATTCGAGATGGTGTGCGATGCAAGCAAGGAGTTCACTTCCGCGATGGGCTTTTGGAGTGAAGAGCACGGTTGGTGGCCCGGCGTGTCCGCGTTCCACCTCAATGAGGACGGCAGCATCGTCCGGACGAACCGCGACATGCTCGGTCCCGGCGACGCTTACTGCATGGTCTGGCCGATGTTCTCGCTACTCAAGGACGGCCCCAACGGCTGGGAACCCCACTAG
- a CDS encoding adenylosuccinate lyase, which yields MIDRYTTPAMQSLWSREAKAQRWMEVEVAICEAYAEQGEIPAEDMARIRSGAGFDIPRCDEIEKETRHDLMAFVRCMSEYVTQSANLTEGEPTPARWIHFGVTSYDVIDSALGMMMRDSCDVLIESARRLREPMRNLAVDHVGTPCIGRTHGIHAEPITFGFKVNGWVQELDRSIRRLQFCREEIAVGKISGAVGIHAHVSPEMEANICRRLGLGADPSSTQIVARDRHANLLCALAVLAGSIERWATELRNLQRTEILEVQEEFAAGQTGSSAMPHKRNPWNSETLCGLSRVVRGNCHAMLESVMTWHERDLTNSSLERIVFPDTFNLLDFMLNRFAKILTGISVRSDQMMANLRQMGDLVFSEHVMVALVRAGLPREAAYKAAQRNAAKAWDGASFKSAVMADEEIRGLIPSAEIEELFSLEHHLRHAGSGFAPEKF from the coding sequence ATGATCGATCGATACACCACCCCCGCCATGCAGTCACTGTGGAGCCGCGAGGCCAAGGCTCAGCGTTGGATGGAGGTCGAAGTCGCGATCTGCGAGGCGTACGCCGAGCAAGGCGAAATCCCGGCCGAGGACATGGCTCGGATCCGGTCCGGGGCAGGGTTTGACATTCCCCGGTGCGACGAAATCGAGAAGGAAACGCGCCACGATTTGATGGCGTTCGTGCGCTGCATGAGCGAGTACGTGACGCAGTCCGCAAATCTGACTGAGGGCGAGCCGACGCCTGCGCGCTGGATCCACTTTGGAGTCACGAGCTACGACGTCATCGACAGTGCGCTGGGCATGATGATGCGCGACTCGTGCGATGTGCTCATCGAATCGGCGCGAAGATTACGTGAGCCGATGCGTAACCTTGCGGTGGATCACGTGGGTACCCCGTGCATTGGTCGGACCCACGGCATCCACGCGGAGCCAATTACGTTCGGGTTCAAGGTGAACGGTTGGGTGCAAGAGCTGGATCGCAGCATCCGTCGATTGCAGTTCTGCCGCGAAGAGATCGCGGTGGGGAAGATAAGCGGTGCAGTGGGGATCCACGCGCACGTCAGCCCAGAGATGGAGGCGAACATTTGCCGCCGTTTGGGGCTGGGCGCCGACCCAAGCTCGACGCAGATCGTGGCCCGAGACCGGCACGCCAACTTGCTTTGCGCGCTGGCCGTCCTGGCGGGCTCGATTGAGCGCTGGGCGACCGAGCTACGAAACCTGCAGCGGACTGAGATCCTAGAGGTGCAGGAGGAGTTCGCGGCGGGCCAGACCGGCAGTAGTGCGATGCCCCATAAGCGAAACCCTTGGAACAGCGAGACACTGTGCGGGCTCTCGCGCGTTGTGCGCGGGAACTGCCATGCGATGCTCGAGAGCGTGATGACCTGGCACGAACGCGACCTGACGAACTCTTCGCTTGAGCGCATCGTTTTCCCGGATACGTTCAACTTGTTGGATTTCATGTTGAACAGATTCGCGAAGATTCTGACCGGCATCTCCGTTCGATCGGACCAGATGATGGCGAACTTGCGACAGATGGGTGACCTCGTGTTCAGCGAGCACGTCATGGTAGCGCTCGTGCGAGCCGGTCTTCCCCGTGAAGCAGCTTACAAGGCCGCTCAGCGCAACGCGGCCAAGGCGTGGGATGGGGCGTCGTTCAAGAGCGCCGTCATGGCGGACGAGGAAATAAGGGGCTTGATCCCTTCCGCAGAAATCGAAGAGTTGTTCAGCCTCGAACATCATCTGCGCCATGCTGGCAGTGGGTTCGCACCGGAGAAGTTCTAG
- a CDS encoding cystathionine gamma-synthase family protein, producing MGPQRVPADRRSNEPTEYPVPMAKAGKDARKRFKPESLMMSYGYKPELSEGAIKPPVFLTSTFVFKSAEEGKRFFEVAYGHANLDHGEELGLIYSRINNPDMEILEDRLAVWDDADSALVFSSGMAAISTVMLEFLKPGDVLLHSNPLYGGTHHFIHHVLPLWGVHGVAFSPGESEETILQRVADAGAIDKVRLVHIETPANPTNELIDLEMIARIAKKLGATSSVDNTYLGPVFQRPLKFGIDLVLYSATKYIGGHSDLIAGAVAGHAEPVQRVRVLRTFLGNMNGPWTQWLMLRSLETLRVRMDRQAASAKIVADFLLGHPKVERVYYLGHLEAGTAQHAIFQKQCESAGAMISFDVIRGEKAAFRFLNALQLISLAVSLGGTESLIEHPASMTHCDIPLDERAKMGISDKLVRLSIGLEDPHDLISDLDAALREI from the coding sequence ATGGGCCCCCAGAGGGTACCCGCCGACCGACGGTCAAACGAGCCCACCGAGTATCCTGTGCCCATGGCAAAGGCAGGCAAAGACGCTCGCAAACGCTTCAAACCCGAGTCGCTCATGATGAGCTACGGATACAAGCCGGAACTCAGCGAAGGCGCAATCAAGCCTCCTGTCTTTCTGACCTCCACCTTCGTTTTCAAATCGGCTGAAGAGGGCAAGCGGTTCTTTGAAGTCGCCTACGGCCACGCGAACCTCGACCACGGCGAGGAACTGGGACTCATCTACAGCCGCATCAACAACCCAGACATGGAGATCTTGGAAGACCGGCTCGCTGTCTGGGATGATGCCGACAGCGCACTCGTCTTCAGCAGCGGCATGGCCGCCATCTCGACGGTGATGCTTGAGTTCCTCAAGCCGGGAGACGTCTTGCTGCACAGCAATCCGCTGTACGGCGGAACTCACCACTTCATCCACCACGTGTTGCCTCTATGGGGGGTCCACGGGGTGGCATTCTCGCCCGGCGAGAGCGAGGAGACCATCTTGCAGCGTGTCGCCGACGCGGGTGCGATTGACAAGGTCCGCCTTGTACACATTGAGACCCCTGCCAACCCCACCAACGAACTCATTGATCTAGAGATGATCGCCCGCATCGCCAAGAAGTTGGGAGCGACCTCGAGCGTTGACAATACGTACCTCGGCCCGGTCTTTCAGCGTCCGCTCAAGTTCGGGATCGACTTGGTGCTGTACTCCGCGACCAAGTACATCGGGGGTCACAGCGACCTCATTGCAGGCGCGGTCGCGGGCCACGCCGAGCCGGTCCAGCGGGTACGGGTGCTCCGAACGTTCCTCGGCAACATGAACGGTCCTTGGACTCAGTGGCTCATGCTTCGTTCGCTCGAAACGCTACGCGTGCGGATGGATCGCCAAGCCGCCTCGGCAAAGATCGTCGCCGATTTTCTGCTGGGCCACCCCAAGGTCGAAAGGGTGTACTACCTGGGGCACCTCGAAGCCGGAACCGCACAGCATGCAATCTTTCAAAAGCAGTGCGAATCGGCGGGCGCGATGATCTCATTCGACGTCATCCGCGGCGAGAAGGCCGCATTCCGATTCCTGAACGCGCTCCAGCTCATTAGCCTGGCCGTGTCGCTCGGCGGCACGGAGTCGCTGATCGAGCACCCCGCATCGATGACGCACTGCGATATCCCGCTGGACGAGCGCGCAAAGATGGGCATCTCGGACAAGTTGGTGCGACTGAGCATCGGGCTCGAAGATCCGCACGATCTCATCAGCGACCTCGACGCGGCTTTGCGAGAAATCTGA
- a CDS encoding carboxypeptidase, which translates to MPTPVFDRYLRYDELTALLLAYASEFPELVTLESIGQSHEGRTIWLVTVTLAGTKPASDKPAVWCDGNIHASEVSASTAVLHILHTVTSKYGKDADISRLLETRTLYLVPRLNPDGAEWALESPPRIVRSSTRPYPFDELDPEGLEQKDLDGDGRILSMRLRDTNGAWVQSEVEPRLMRKRRPDESGGTYYRLIPEGLFHNYDSVTMRGQKIPQGLDFNRNFPSAWRPEAEQYGAGPYPTSEPEIRACVQAICDRPNICAAFTYHTFSGVHLRPPSRYPDTDLPAEDLWLYNAFGEKGTELTGYPAISNYHEFKYHPKEVITGVFDDWMYEHRGVFAWTTEIWSPQRQAGITDYKYIEWFRDHPHEDDIKLLQWSDNKLDGKGYADWTPFDHPQLGPVEIGGWNHHLAFRNPPTQFLEAEIEHFVDWVVYMGLASPQLEERLLTILPIAGGWHIKWAVHNTGYLPTNVTKLAAEKKLCRGVVLEIRRDGEAWTEAGTNKPAWLSAGKLRTVAGQLAGWSHVTSSGFGGTIQATDDVAYVEYHIAQPGKYTLTASHERAGTVTTEIELA; encoded by the coding sequence ATGCCTACACCGGTCTTCGATCGATATCTGCGCTACGACGAGCTCACGGCCCTGCTCCTCGCCTACGCGTCCGAGTTTCCGGAACTCGTCACGCTCGAGAGCATCGGCCAGAGCCACGAGGGCCGAACGATTTGGCTAGTGACGGTCACGCTGGCCGGTACCAAACCTGCCAGCGACAAACCCGCGGTCTGGTGCGATGGAAACATACACGCGAGCGAGGTAAGCGCAAGCACTGCAGTACTCCACATCTTGCACACTGTGACGTCGAAGTACGGGAAGGACGCAGACATCTCGCGCCTGCTGGAGACGCGCACCCTCTACCTCGTCCCACGCCTGAACCCGGACGGAGCGGAGTGGGCGCTCGAATCTCCTCCGCGGATTGTCCGCAGTTCGACGCGGCCCTACCCGTTCGACGAGCTCGATCCCGAAGGTCTAGAGCAAAAGGACCTAGATGGCGATGGCCGGATCCTCAGCATGCGTTTGCGCGACACGAACGGTGCGTGGGTCCAGAGCGAAGTTGAACCGCGGCTTATGCGCAAGCGTCGCCCGGACGAGTCTGGCGGCACCTACTACCGCCTCATACCTGAGGGGCTTTTCCACAACTACGACTCGGTGACCATGCGGGGCCAGAAGATCCCGCAAGGCCTGGACTTCAACCGAAACTTCCCGAGCGCTTGGCGACCCGAGGCGGAACAGTACGGCGCAGGACCGTACCCCACGAGCGAGCCCGAAATTCGTGCGTGCGTCCAAGCCATCTGCGACCGGCCCAATATCTGCGCCGCGTTCACATATCACACATTCAGCGGCGTCCATCTGCGTCCGCCCAGCCGTTACCCCGACACCGACCTGCCGGCCGAAGACCTCTGGCTTTACAACGCCTTCGGCGAGAAAGGGACCGAGCTCACGGGCTACCCAGCGATCAGCAACTACCATGAGTTCAAGTACCACCCCAAGGAGGTGATTACCGGCGTCTTCGACGACTGGATGTACGAGCACCGAGGCGTCTTCGCTTGGACCACAGAAATCTGGTCGCCGCAACGCCAAGCCGGCATCACCGATTACAAGTACATCGAGTGGTTCCGCGACCATCCCCATGAGGACGATATCAAGCTCCTGCAGTGGTCCGATAACAAGCTCGACGGCAAGGGATATGCGGACTGGACCCCGTTCGATCACCCACAGCTTGGCCCAGTTGAGATCGGAGGGTGGAACCACCACTTGGCATTTCGCAACCCGCCGACCCAGTTCCTGGAAGCAGAGATTGAGCACTTTGTGGACTGGGTTGTCTACATGGGGCTGGCATCGCCGCAGCTCGAAGAGCGATTGCTCACCATCCTTCCCATTGCGGGCGGCTGGCACATAAAGTGGGCGGTTCACAACACAGGCTACTTGCCAACCAACGTGACCAAGCTGGCCGCGGAGAAGAAGTTGTGCCGCGGAGTGGTACTAGAAATCAGACGAGACGGCGAGGCCTGGACCGAGGCCGGAACCAACAAGCCCGCGTGGCTGAGCGCAGGCAAACTTCGGACGGTAGCGGGGCAACTTGCGGGATGGTCCCACGTCACCAGTAGCGGCTTCGGCGGAACAATCCAAGCCACCGACGACGTAGCTTATGTTGAGTATCACATCGCGCAGCCTGGAAAATACACCTTGACTGCGTCCCACGAACGTGCCGGAACCGTCACTACCGAGATCGAATTGGCATAG
- a CDS encoding DUF4397 domain-containing protein, translating into MKSMIKSLTLVAGVALALMGCGGGGKSGITGPTVSVRAVNLAQSAGKIDLRTGRDQRANGMDYLQRTNFVVGAGSVQFIAYAAGTLTLVGNQLVNLPEANKAATVVILPKSGGGVEFRGFAETARQPSAGSATIRFAHVGSSVGTVDMSVVTGPTPHVATGLTFGNASAYVTVAAGSYPIRITKGGTSQTTTGSVNFASGTITTVYVGNPPSSTAFANFMPVVEAP; encoded by the coding sequence ATGAAGTCGATGATCAAGAGCTTGACCCTGGTGGCTGGGGTTGCATTGGCCCTGATGGGTTGTGGTGGCGGCGGAAAGAGCGGAATCACGGGGCCCACCGTAAGTGTCCGGGCCGTGAACCTGGCACAAAGCGCCGGAAAGATTGATTTGCGCACCGGACGCGACCAGCGCGCGAACGGCATGGACTACCTGCAGCGAACCAACTTCGTCGTGGGTGCAGGTTCTGTCCAGTTTATTGCCTACGCAGCTGGAACGCTGACTCTCGTCGGAAACCAGCTCGTGAACCTCCCTGAAGCAAACAAGGCGGCGACTGTCGTCATCTTGCCCAAGTCGGGCGGCGGAGTTGAATTCCGCGGGTTTGCCGAGACCGCGCGCCAACCGTCGGCCGGTAGCGCGACGATCCGGTTTGCACACGTCGGCTCGTCGGTGGGCACGGTCGATATGAGCGTCGTGACAGGGCCGACCCCGCATGTCGCCACCGGCCTGACATTCGGCAATGCGAGTGCATACGTGACCGTGGCAGCTGGCTCGTATCCGATCCGAATTACGAAGGGCGGAACGTCCCAGACGACAACCGGAAGTGTGAACTTCGCCAGTGGAACGATTACTACGGTGTACGTGGGGAACCCACCGAGCTCGACGGCTTTTGCCAACTTTATGCCGGTGGTCGAAGCCCCGTAA